In the Flavobacterium pallidum genome, one interval contains:
- a CDS encoding NAD(P)/FAD-dependent oxidoreductase, with protein sequence MDLSYWEIKNWFTNVDYTIVGSGIVGIHAALHLRERFPESKILVLEKGMLPQGASTKNAGFACFGSLSEIIDDLRNHAEEEVINLIRRRWEGLQLLRKRLGDSQIDFKPYGGYELFLKDDNNGFAEAQSRMPFINEILKPIFRSDVFSKEVDRFGFQQTNEYLFFNPFEAQIDTGNMMQALLKQAISENILILNQQTVTAYHEKTAGVEVVLGDFSFLTQKLLFATNGFASGITGGEVKPARAQVLITAPIPGLDIRGTFHLDKGYYYFRNIGERILFGGGRNLDFDGETTTEFGLTEKIQNRLEQLLKEVILPGRDFRIEHRWSGIMGMGASKNPIVSRLSERVYCGVRLGGMGVAIGSLVGKELADLV encoded by the coding sequence ATGGACCTCAGTTACTGGGAAATCAAAAATTGGTTTACAAATGTGGATTATACCATTGTAGGAAGTGGCATCGTCGGCATCCACGCAGCACTGCACCTTCGAGAACGTTTCCCTGAAAGTAAAATCCTTGTGCTCGAAAAAGGCATGCTGCCACAGGGCGCAAGCACGAAAAATGCCGGTTTTGCGTGCTTCGGGAGCCTTTCGGAAATTATCGATGATTTGAGGAACCACGCTGAGGAAGAAGTCATCAACCTTATACGAAGAAGATGGGAAGGATTGCAATTGCTTCGTAAAAGGCTCGGCGACAGCCAAATCGACTTTAAGCCTTATGGCGGATACGAATTATTCCTGAAAGACGACAACAACGGATTTGCAGAAGCCCAATCCAGGATGCCATTCATCAATGAGATCCTGAAACCCATTTTCAGGTCCGATGTCTTTTCAAAGGAAGTCGATCGTTTCGGATTTCAGCAAACCAATGAATACCTGTTCTTCAATCCTTTTGAAGCCCAGATCGATACCGGGAACATGATGCAGGCCCTTTTAAAACAAGCCATTTCCGAAAACATTCTGATCCTGAACCAACAAACTGTCACAGCTTATCATGAAAAAACCGCTGGCGTTGAAGTGGTGTTGGGCGATTTCAGTTTCCTTACTCAAAAGCTATTGTTTGCCACCAATGGTTTCGCTTCCGGTATTACCGGCGGCGAGGTAAAACCAGCACGTGCACAGGTGCTCATTACAGCGCCAATCCCAGGCCTCGACATCCGCGGGACTTTCCATCTCGATAAAGGCTATTATTATTTCAGGAATATCGGGGAACGGATATTGTTCGGTGGCGGAAGGAACCTGGATTTTGATGGCGAAACCACAACCGAATTCGGCCTGACCGAAAAAATCCAAAATCGTTTGGAACAACTGCTGAAAGAAGTAATTTTGCCCGGCCGCGATTTCAGGATCGAACACCGCTGGAGTGGCATCATGGGTATGGGCGCCAGCAAGAACCCTATCGTTTCGCGATTGTCGGAACGGGTGTATTGTGGCGTACGCCTTGGCGGCATGGGCGTGGCAATCGGTTCACTTGTCGGAAAAGAATTAGCAGATTTAGTATAG
- a CDS encoding lipid A deacylase LpxR family protein, with translation MLGNSIIKRLFFAAIFFVSYSGYSQKNPSELGLVLDNDLYVSTVSDRYYTNGFEIFYKYLGQKQTEKIHKRINEFRIGQYIYNPYNIRAADIKRNDRPFAGYLFGSYGMHTFYQNESVLKLDFQAGFVGPNAFGQEMQEFFHNTFGYVAVEGWEHQIKNALALQLNASYSHKILNSLSSPYNDFHASAEVKAGTVNSGISIGILSRLSLKPLLPMFQSNMHHASIDKDKDAFGKQNEFYLFLAPHLNYQLYDATIQGSMFSDNSPVTYDVVPFRFNAEAGLKYRKGKWDLAYVFVYRGKEPKNDGVKGFVYGSITFGYFLQ, from the coding sequence ATGTTGGGAAACTCGATTATTAAAAGGCTGTTTTTTGCAGCAATCTTTTTTGTTTCATATAGTGGCTATAGCCAAAAAAACCCGTCGGAACTGGGTTTGGTGCTGGACAATGACCTGTATGTCTCTACCGTAAGCGACCGTTACTACACCAACGGATTTGAGATTTTTTACAAATATCTTGGTCAAAAGCAAACCGAAAAGATTCATAAAAGGATCAACGAATTCCGCATCGGGCAATACATTTACAATCCTTACAACATCCGCGCTGCAGATATCAAAAGGAACGACAGGCCATTTGCAGGTTATTTGTTCGGCAGTTATGGCATGCATACGTTTTACCAGAACGAGTCGGTGTTGAAACTGGATTTTCAGGCAGGCTTCGTAGGCCCGAATGCTTTTGGACAGGAAATGCAGGAATTCTTCCACAATACCTTCGGATATGTAGCCGTGGAAGGCTGGGAACACCAGATTAAAAATGCGCTTGCGTTGCAATTGAATGCTTCTTATTCGCATAAAATCCTGAACTCCTTAAGCAGTCCTTACAATGATTTCCACGCTTCCGCAGAAGTGAAGGCGGGAACGGTAAATTCGGGCATTTCCATTGGGATTTTGTCAAGGCTGAGCCTGAAGCCGCTGCTGCCGATGTTCCAGTCGAATATGCATCATGCCTCGATTGATAAGGACAAGGATGCTTTCGGTAAACAAAACGAATTTTACCTTTTCCTTGCGCCGCATCTTAACTACCAATTGTATGATGCGACAATCCAGGGCAGCATGTTCAGCGACAACAGCCCGGTAACTTATGATGTGGTGCCGTTCCGCTTCAATGCCGAAGCCGGCCTGAAATACCGCAAAGGCAAATGGGACCTGGCCTATGTCTTTGTTTACCGCGGCAAAGAACCGAAAAATGATGGCGTAAAAGGATTTGTGTATGGATCGATCACTTTTGGGTATTTTCTGCAATAG
- the accC gene encoding acetyl-CoA carboxylase biotin carboxylase subunit, protein MFKKILIANRGEIALRVIRTCREMGIKTVAVYSTADAESLHVKFADEAVCIGPPPSNLSYLKMSNIIAAAEITNADAIHPGYGFLSENAKFSKICQEHGIKFIGASPEMIDRMGDKASAKATMIAAGVPCVPGSVGILESYEEALRLAREFKFPVMLKATAGGGGKGMRAVWKEEDLLKAWESARQESAAAFGNDGMYLEKLIEEPRHIEIQVVGDSYGKACHLSERDCSVQRRHQKLTEETPSPFMTDELRLNMGEAAVKAAEFIKYEGAGTVEFLVDKHRNFYFMEMNTRIQVEHPITEQVIDYDLIREQILVAAGVPISGKNYLPQLHSIECRINAEDPYNDFRPSPGRITTLHAPGGHGVRLDTHVYAGYSIPPNYDSMIAKLITTAQTRQEAINKMKRALDEFVIEGIKTTIPFHRQLMDDPRYVAGDYTTAFMDDFHMEE, encoded by the coding sequence ATGTTTAAAAAAATACTTATAGCAAACCGTGGCGAGATTGCGCTTCGCGTGATCAGGACCTGCAGGGAAATGGGCATCAAAACCGTTGCCGTATATTCTACTGCCGATGCGGAAAGCCTGCACGTGAAGTTTGCCGATGAAGCGGTGTGTATCGGGCCGCCTCCAAGCAATTTGTCATACCTTAAGATGTCCAATATTATCGCTGCCGCAGAAATTACGAATGCTGACGCGATACACCCGGGTTACGGATTCCTTTCTGAGAATGCAAAATTCTCGAAGATCTGCCAGGAACACGGCATCAAATTCATCGGGGCTTCCCCGGAAATGATTGACCGTATGGGCGATAAGGCTTCTGCCAAAGCGACAATGATTGCCGCAGGAGTACCTTGCGTTCCGGGTTCAGTCGGAATACTGGAATCTTATGAGGAAGCACTGAGGCTGGCCAGGGAATTCAAATTCCCTGTCATGCTGAAAGCCACTGCCGGTGGTGGTGGTAAAGGAATGCGTGCCGTATGGAAAGAAGAAGACCTGTTGAAGGCATGGGAAAGTGCACGCCAGGAATCTGCTGCTGCTTTCGGGAACGACGGGATGTACCTTGAAAAACTGATTGAAGAGCCAAGACATATTGAAATCCAGGTCGTAGGAGATTCTTACGGAAAAGCCTGCCACCTGTCTGAAAGGGACTGCTCTGTACAGAGAAGGCACCAAAAGCTGACCGAAGAAACGCCATCGCCATTTATGACCGATGAACTGCGTCTTAATATGGGCGAAGCTGCTGTAAAAGCTGCTGAATTCATCAAATACGAAGGCGCAGGCACAGTGGAGTTTTTGGTAGACAAACACCGAAACTTCTATTTCATGGAAATGAATACCCGTATCCAGGTGGAGCATCCAATTACCGAGCAGGTGATCGATTATGACCTGATCCGTGAACAGATACTGGTTGCTGCCGGCGTGCCGATTTCAGGAAAGAATTACCTGCCGCAATTGCATTCTATCGAGTGCAGGATCAATGCGGAAGATCCTTATAATGATTTCCGTCCGTCTCCGGGCAGGATTACGACTTTGCACGCTCCGGGCGGACACGGCGTACGTTTAGATACTCACGTTTACGCAGGATACTCCATCCCGCCGAACTATGATTCGATGATCGCGAAGCTGATTACGACAGCACAGACGCGTCAGGAAGCGATCAATAAAATGAAAAGAGCGTTGGATGAGTTCGTGATTGAAGGCATCAAAACGACGATTCCTTTCCACAGACAATTAATGGATGATCCGAGATATGTTGCCGGAGATTATACGACGGCATTTATGGATGATTTTCATATGGAAGAATAG
- the accB gene encoding acetyl-CoA carboxylase biotin carboxyl carrier protein — MDLKEIQSLIKFVANSGVAEVKLEMDDVKITIRTTLEGNAHETTYVQMPPQNMLQQAAPQAQMPQVPAAPAAPAAPVADESSKYITIKSPIIGTFYRKPAPDKPTFVEVGGSIKKGDVLCVIEAMKLFNEIESEVSGKIVKILVDDMSPVEFDQPLFLVDPS; from the coding sequence ATGGATTTAAAAGAAATTCAGAGCCTGATTAAATTTGTGGCCAATTCAGGAGTTGCTGAAGTGAAACTGGAAATGGATGATGTGAAAATCACAATCAGGACCACTTTGGAAGGCAATGCACATGAAACCACTTATGTACAGATGCCTCCGCAGAATATGTTGCAACAGGCAGCGCCACAAGCACAAATGCCACAAGTTCCGGCTGCACCTGCCGCACCTGCCGCACCTGTTGCTGACGAATCTTCGAAATATATTACGATCAAGTCACCAATCATTGGTACCTTCTACAGGAAACCGGCTCCGGACAAACCTACATTTGTTGAGGTAGGCGGATCGATCAAGAAAGGCGATGTGCTATGTGTGATTGAAGCGATGAAACTTTTCAACGAAATCGAATCAGAAGTTTCAGGTAAGATCGTGAAGATATTGGTAGACGATATGTCGCCGGTAGAATTCGATCAGCCGTTATTCCTGGTAGATCCATCATAA
- a CDS encoding GEVED domain-containing protein: MKNKLLSIAFLAISSFSFAQSGGSAWQNTVRKADAVIIENKTNLTNPRLFSLNVSQLKNSLNAAVARGASNQSGVIISLPDADGAMVKFRVFLNSNMEPGLEAKYPDIKSYLGVGVNDPSMTAYFSVSPLGFQSMVLFADKSATFIEPYTKDLSTYAVYRKSDKAGSLSHFECRIIDKLEQEVQPSASTLRPNADDALLRTYRLAMSVTGEYTVYFGGTKALALAAINNTMTRVNGIFEKDFSARMVLISNTDTVIYTNASTDPYSVASTGAGGAWNQELQTTLTNNIGSANYDIGHLFGASGGGGNAGCIGCVCTNPTTSVPLGKGSGFTSPGDNIPSGDNFDVDYVAHEMGHQFGANHTFTHSNESTGVQMEPGSGSTIMGYAGITSLDVQPHSDPYFHAVSIQQVTNNIKSKTCSVNTSTGNSIPTVNAGLDYTIPKSTPFMLTGSATDANGDTLTYCWEQFDSQTNATAPNATKTSGVNYRSYNPTTSPVRYFPKMSSVLTGATTTAGTELTVEALSSVARTQNFRLTVRDNRAGGGGNNSDDMVVTVNATAGPFSVTVPNTAVSYTGGSSQTVTWAVAGTTANGVNCANVDILLSTDGGNTFSTLLAATPNDGTEAVTIPNTPGTANRIMIKGTNHIFFDVSNTNFTITAGTTDTTAPSAPTSLAASGTTQTTTNLSWTASTDNVAVTGYDVYQNGVFKASVTTTSYAVTGLTASTSYAFTVKAKDAAGNVSAVSNTANVTTLANADTTAPTAPTALAASGTTSTTTNLTWTASTDNVGVTGYDVYQGGVFKANVATTSYAVTGLTPSTVYSFYVIAKDAAGNASAASNTVNVTTSAVAISYCASQGGSVADELIGRVQVGTINNPSTGGTGYTDFSAISTNLSQNTAYTITVTPTWTGSAYPEGYSVWIDYNKDGDFADAGEQVWTLAASTTTPVSGSFTVPAAASTGATRMRVSMKYNGIPTPCEAFSYGQVEDYTVNIQTASADATAPSAPTSLAASGTTQTTTNLSWTAATDNVGVTGYDVYQGATLKATVATTTYAVTGLTAATAYTFSVKAKDAAGNVSASSNVVNVTTLSNSVTYCTSQGNSTADEKIGKVVFGTINNTSTGTAGYENFTAQSTNAVSGTAYTITITPSWTSTAYSEGYAVFIDYNQDGDFVDAGETVFTKAASTATPASGSITIPATATLGTTRMRVSMKYSGVPTACEAFSYGQVEDYTVNITSTAREIETTETASMTISLYPNPVTGGQLNVSNVKDGADFRVVNTLGQQVAKGKIANGIINVSNINSGTYLLEVNIGGQTTVKRFIKQ; encoded by the coding sequence ATGAAAAACAAACTACTCTCGATTGCATTCTTAGCAATCTCCAGTTTTTCGTTCGCACAGTCAGGCGGTTCAGCCTGGCAAAACACGGTTCGGAAAGCGGATGCTGTAATTATTGAAAACAAAACCAATCTAACCAATCCAAGATTGTTTTCACTTAATGTAAGCCAATTAAAGAATTCATTAAATGCAGCCGTCGCAAGGGGTGCATCCAATCAGTCAGGCGTGATCATTTCGCTTCCGGATGCAGATGGGGCGATGGTAAAATTCAGGGTTTTCCTCAATTCCAATATGGAACCCGGCCTGGAGGCAAAGTATCCGGACATCAAATCTTACCTTGGAGTCGGTGTAAACGACCCTTCGATGACGGCTTATTTCAGTGTGTCGCCGCTTGGATTCCAAAGCATGGTGTTGTTTGCTGATAAATCCGCTACATTTATTGAGCCATATACCAAGGATTTAAGCACGTATGCTGTGTATAGAAAATCCGATAAAGCCGGATCGCTCAGCCATTTCGAGTGCCGTATTATTGATAAACTCGAGCAGGAGGTACAACCATCAGCTTCTACATTAAGGCCAAACGCTGATGATGCCTTGTTGCGTACCTACCGCCTTGCGATGTCGGTAACCGGGGAATACACTGTGTATTTCGGAGGTACGAAAGCATTAGCACTGGCCGCAATCAACAACACCATGACGCGTGTCAACGGTATTTTCGAAAAAGACTTTTCTGCAAGAATGGTATTAATTTCCAACACAGATACCGTTATATACACCAATGCTTCTACAGACCCGTACTCTGTAGCCTCAACAGGAGCAGGTGGCGCATGGAACCAGGAACTACAGACCACATTAACCAATAACATCGGCAGTGCCAACTATGATATAGGACACCTTTTTGGTGCATCTGGTGGTGGTGGCAATGCAGGATGTATTGGGTGCGTCTGTACCAACCCGACTACTTCTGTACCACTTGGAAAAGGAAGCGGTTTTACTTCTCCGGGAGATAACATTCCTTCAGGCGATAACTTTGATGTGGATTATGTAGCACATGAAATGGGGCATCAATTCGGTGCAAACCACACCTTCACACACAGTAATGAAAGCACCGGCGTACAGATGGAACCAGGCAGTGGCTCAACGATTATGGGCTATGCAGGAATTACATCTTTAGACGTGCAACCGCATTCTGATCCATATTTCCATGCGGTGAGCATACAGCAGGTGACCAACAATATTAAGTCGAAAACCTGTTCGGTGAATACGTCAACAGGAAATTCCATCCCAACAGTAAATGCCGGTTTGGACTACACCATCCCGAAAAGCACACCATTTATGCTGACAGGTTCGGCTACAGATGCCAATGGCGATACGCTGACGTATTGCTGGGAGCAGTTCGATTCTCAAACCAATGCTACTGCGCCTAATGCTACAAAGACCAGCGGCGTAAACTATCGTTCATACAATCCGACCACTTCACCTGTAAGATACTTTCCTAAAATGTCCTCTGTACTGACGGGTGCAACGACAACGGCCGGAACCGAATTGACAGTGGAGGCCTTATCATCCGTTGCAAGGACACAAAATTTCAGATTGACAGTGCGTGACAACCGTGCAGGTGGAGGCGGAAACAACAGTGATGATATGGTTGTAACTGTAAATGCTACAGCTGGTCCATTCTCTGTAACCGTCCCGAACACAGCCGTTTCTTACACAGGCGGCTCATCACAAACCGTTACCTGGGCAGTTGCCGGAACTACTGCTAATGGGGTGAACTGTGCCAATGTCGATATCTTATTGTCAACTGACGGCGGAAATACTTTCAGCACTTTATTGGCAGCAACACCAAACGACGGAACAGAAGCTGTCACCATACCGAATACACCCGGAACAGCCAACAGGATTATGATTAAAGGAACCAATCATATTTTCTTTGATGTTTCCAACACAAACTTTACAATTACGGCCGGTACTACAGATACGACCGCTCCTTCAGCGCCAACATCGCTGGCCGCTTCCGGAACCACACAAACCACTACAAACCTTTCATGGACTGCCTCAACCGACAACGTGGCAGTAACTGGTTATGATGTATATCAAAATGGTGTGTTCAAAGCATCAGTAACGACAACTTCTTATGCCGTTACAGGTTTGACTGCTTCAACTTCCTATGCGTTCACCGTAAAGGCTAAAGATGCAGCAGGAAACGTTTCTGCGGTAAGCAACACCGCAAACGTGACGACTTTAGCGAATGCAGATACTACAGCGCCAACTGCACCAACAGCGCTTGCCGCTTCGGGAACGACTTCAACGACAACCAATTTAACGTGGACGGCTTCTACGGATAATGTAGGGGTAACCGGATATGATGTATATCAGGGCGGTGTATTCAAAGCAAACGTGGCTACCACTTCATATGCTGTAACAGGATTGACGCCATCAACAGTATATTCTTTTTATGTAATCGCTAAAGATGCCGCAGGAAACGCTTCTGCTGCAAGTAACACTGTAAACGTAACTACTTCAGCCGTAGCAATTTCTTATTGTGCTTCACAAGGCGGTAGTGTTGCTGACGAATTGATCGGACGTGTACAGGTAGGAACCATCAACAATCCTTCAACTGGAGGTACAGGTTATACTGATTTTAGTGCGATTTCAACCAACCTGTCACAAAATACTGCTTATACCATCACGGTAACACCAACATGGACTGGCAGTGCTTATCCTGAAGGATACAGTGTGTGGATCGATTATAATAAAGATGGCGATTTCGCAGATGCAGGTGAGCAGGTTTGGACTTTAGCCGCTTCAACCACAACTCCAGTAAGCGGATCATTTACTGTTCCGGCGGCTGCTTCAACAGGCGCAACTAGAATGAGGGTTTCTATGAAATACAACGGAATTCCAACACCATGCGAGGCATTCTCTTATGGGCAGGTTGAGGATTATACTGTAAATATTCAGACCGCTTCCGCAGATGCTACTGCGCCGTCTGCACCGACATCACTTGCTGCTTCAGGAACCACCCAAACCACAACAAACCTGTCATGGACTGCGGCTACGGACAATGTAGGTGTAACGGGTTATGATGTGTATCAGGGAGCCACCTTAAAAGCGACTGTTGCTACAACCACTTATGCCGTAACCGGGCTTACTGCTGCAACCGCTTATACATTCTCTGTAAAAGCAAAAGATGCTGCCGGAAACGTATCTGCATCAAGTAATGTAGTAAACGTAACCACACTTTCAAATTCAGTAACCTACTGCACCTCGCAAGGCAACAGCACTGCTGATGAGAAAATCGGTAAAGTGGTTTTCGGAACGATCAACAACACTTCTACAGGTACGGCTGGTTATGAGAATTTCACCGCGCAATCTACAAACGCGGTAAGTGGAACGGCTTACACCATCACCATCACACCATCGTGGACAAGCACTGCTTACAGCGAAGGTTATGCCGTATTCATCGATTACAACCAGGATGGCGATTTCGTGGATGCCGGTGAAACCGTATTTACAAAAGCAGCATCAACAGCAACTCCTGCTTCGGGCAGCATCACGATTCCTGCGACAGCCACCTTAGGCACCACAAGGATGAGGGTTTCTATGAAATACAGCGGCGTTCCAACAGCTTGTGAGGCATTTTCTTATGGTCAGGTGGAAGATTATACTGTAAACATCACCTCTACTGCAAGGGAAATCGAAACTACTGAAACAGCTTCAATGACTATCAGCCTGTATCCAAACCCTGTAACGGGCGGACAACTGAATGTTTCTAATGTAAAAGACGGCGCAGATTTCCGTGTAGTCAATACCTTAGGCCAACAGGTAGCTAAAGGTAAAATTGCAAACGGAATAATCAATGTGTCTAACATCAACTCAGGAACTTACCTGCTTGAAGTGAACATTGGAGGACAAACGACTGTGAAGCGCTTCATCAAACAATAG
- a CDS encoding S9 family peptidase has protein sequence MKKILYLILIMMSAKAAAQNVMTPELLWKLGRLSPVGISIDGKNIVYKVSTPSVEENKSNSKYYSIPVTGGTPVEVTDYKSLVKDKNISADAKYTVYNDEVKLANVHGKDFYPELDKSDAQVYDGLDYRHWDTWNEGKYNHVFYKENKDGAAGIDIMKDEIFDSPQKPFGGDEDYIWSPDGKSILYVCKKKAGTAYAISTNTDIYEYNLATGKTINRTEGNSGYDTNPQFSPSGNLSWLQMKRDGYEADKNDIIVDFKGTKMNLTANWDGTVESFLWASDGKKIYFQAPVDGTLQLFEVNFPGLTKIAINVTQVTNGNFDISGLVGFSGDNIIVTRTDMNHAADLFSYDLKKKAWKQLTNVNDAIYSKLSLSKTEKRYVTTTDGKKMLIWVILPPNFDASKKYPTLLYCQGGPQSALTQFYSFRWNFQLMAANGYIVVAPNRRGMPGHGVEWNEQISKDWGGQVMRDYLSAIDDVAKESYVDKSRLGCVGASYGGYSAFYLAGIHNNRFKTFIAHDGVFNTQSMFGTTEEVFFNNWDFGGAYWEKDNAVAQKTYNEFNPASHVDKWNKPILIIQGGKDFRVPIGQAQEAFQAAQLRGIKSRFLYLPEENHWVLKPQNAIVWQREFYRWLKETL, from the coding sequence ATGAAAAAAATTCTCTATTTAATACTGATCATGATGAGCGCAAAAGCCGCCGCACAAAATGTAATGACGCCTGAATTGCTCTGGAAACTCGGAAGGCTGTCCCCTGTCGGGATATCGATTGATGGAAAAAACATCGTTTATAAGGTTTCCACGCCTTCCGTCGAAGAAAATAAATCGAATTCGAAATATTACTCCATTCCTGTGACCGGTGGTACTCCCGTTGAAGTTACAGACTATAAATCTTTGGTAAAAGACAAAAACATCTCTGCTGATGCGAAATACACCGTGTACAATGACGAAGTGAAGCTTGCGAATGTCCACGGAAAAGATTTCTATCCGGAACTTGACAAATCCGATGCGCAGGTTTACGATGGTCTCGATTACCGCCACTGGGACACCTGGAACGAAGGCAAATACAACCATGTTTTTTACAAGGAAAATAAAGATGGTGCAGCCGGAATTGATATTATGAAAGACGAGATTTTCGATTCTCCGCAAAAACCTTTCGGCGGTGATGAAGATTACATCTGGTCGCCTGATGGCAAAAGCATCCTTTACGTCTGCAAGAAAAAAGCAGGGACGGCTTATGCGATTTCAACCAACACAGACATTTACGAATACAACCTCGCTACCGGAAAAACAATCAATCGCACAGAAGGCAACTCAGGTTATGACACCAACCCGCAGTTTTCACCATCAGGAAATTTAAGCTGGCTGCAGATGAAACGCGATGGTTATGAAGCCGATAAAAATGACATCATCGTTGATTTCAAAGGCACAAAAATGAACCTTACAGCCAATTGGGATGGAACCGTGGAAAGTTTCCTGTGGGCATCGGATGGAAAGAAAATATATTTTCAGGCACCGGTTGACGGGACTTTACAGTTATTCGAAGTAAACTTCCCCGGATTGACGAAAATCGCCATCAACGTAACACAGGTTACAAACGGCAATTTCGACATTTCCGGACTCGTGGGTTTTTCCGGTGACAATATCATCGTGACAAGAACGGATATGAACCATGCGGCCGACTTATTTTCTTACGATTTAAAAAAGAAAGCCTGGAAGCAGCTGACAAATGTCAATGATGCCATTTATTCAAAGCTTTCCCTGAGCAAAACCGAAAAACGCTACGTCACCACCACCGATGGCAAGAAGATGCTCATATGGGTGATTTTGCCGCCAAATTTCGATGCTTCTAAAAAATATCCAACCTTATTGTATTGTCAGGGTGGTCCGCAATCTGCATTGACGCAATTCTACTCTTTCCGCTGGAATTTCCAGTTGATGGCGGCCAACGGTTATATCGTCGTGGCGCCAAATCGCCGTGGTATGCCCGGCCATGGTGTCGAGTGGAACGAACAGATTTCAAAAGACTGGGGTGGCCAGGTGATGCGTGATTATCTTTCCGCGATTGATGATGTGGCTAAGGAATCTTACGTAGACAAATCACGTCTGGGATGTGTCGGAGCAAGCTACGGCGGTTATTCTGCATTTTACCTTGCCGGCATCCACAACAACCGTTTCAAGACCTTTATCGCCCACGACGGTGTATTCAATACGCAAAGCATGTTCGGCACAACCGAAGAAGTATTCTTCAACAACTGGGATTTCGGTGGTGCGTATTGGGAAAAGGATAATGCTGTCGCACAAAAAACCTACAACGAATTCAACCCTGCCAGCCATGTCGACAAATGGAACAAACCGATCCTGATCATCCAAGGTGGTAAAGACTTCCGGGTTCCGATAGGTCAGGCGCAGGAAGCGTTCCAGGCGGCACAGCTGCGTGGTATTAAGAGCCGTTTCCTGTATTTGCCGGAAGAAAATCATTGGGTATTGAAGCCACAGAATGCTATTGTATGGCAGCGGGAGTTTTATAGGTGGTTGAAGGAGACGCTTTAG
- the mtgA gene encoding monofunctional biosynthetic peptidoglycan transglycosylase: protein MATKVTKRKPAKPATEKTSPKKQTRLRKVMRFLLKAMLWFFGLSIFSVIVFKWVPVPFTPLMVTRSIEQKCDGKEMVCKHDWVPIGEISINMQKAVIASEDATFLKHNGFDFNAMRKAMKNNDKGKKLRGGSTISQQTAKNVFLWQGRSYIRKGFEAYFTVLIELIWGKERIMEVYLNSIEMGDGIYGVEAASQFWYKKKADNLTKRDAAGIAAILPNPRKFKASNSSSKTERRKSRIINHMRYVGKLDY, encoded by the coding sequence ATGGCAACAAAAGTTACAAAACGAAAACCGGCAAAACCGGCAACCGAAAAAACGTCCCCAAAGAAACAAACACGCCTGCGTAAAGTGATGCGCTTCCTGTTGAAGGCGATGCTATGGTTTTTTGGGCTCAGTATTTTTTCAGTGATTGTGTTCAAATGGGTCCCGGTGCCATTTACCCCGCTGATGGTTACGCGCAGCATTGAGCAGAAATGCGATGGGAAGGAAATGGTCTGCAAGCACGACTGGGTTCCTATCGGGGAGATTTCGATCAATATGCAAAAGGCTGTCATTGCCAGTGAAGACGCCACTTTCCTGAAACACAACGGTTTTGATTTTAACGCCATGAGAAAAGCGATGAAGAACAATGATAAGGGAAAAAAACTGCGCGGCGGCAGCACCATTTCGCAGCAAACCGCTAAAAACGTGTTCCTTTGGCAGGGGCGCAGTTACATCAGGAAAGGCTTTGAGGCCTACTTTACGGTATTGATAGAACTGATCTGGGGAAAGGAACGCATCATGGAAGTCTATCTCAACAGCATCGAAATGGGTGACGGGATTTACGGCGTGGAAGCCGCGTCACAATTTTGGTATAAAAAGAAAGCCGACAATCTCACCAAACGCGATGCTGCCGGAATCGCCGCAATTTTACCCAATCCAAGGAAATTCAAGGCCAGCAATTCTTCGTCTAAAACCGAAAGAAGGAAAAGCCGCATCATCAATCACATGCGTTATGTTGGGAAACTCGATTATTAA